Proteins from one Chitinophaga oryzae genomic window:
- a CDS encoding DeoR/GlpR family DNA-binding transcription regulator gives MSMINIAERHKYILDKLAEKGYVNVVELCKELDVSGVTIRKDLKLLEDKALLFRSHGGASVNNPYTNDKPVNEKEKLRSEEKNSIGQAAAALIAPNDAIIIASGTSVLALAKNIHPKGHLTVITGALNVALELIRIPDVEVIQLGGQLRTSSSSVTGPYAEKILEDFSCSKLFLGVDGIDLGFGLTTSNIMEAHLNQKMIATVQKIIVLADSTKFGKRGFGRICGLEDVDEVITDTGISPHLVKAMEDMGIKVTIV, from the coding sequence ATGTCTATGATCAATATTGCTGAACGCCACAAGTATATACTGGATAAGCTGGCTGAAAAAGGATACGTAAACGTTGTGGAGCTCTGTAAAGAGCTTGATGTGTCCGGCGTGACTATACGAAAGGACCTGAAACTGCTGGAAGATAAAGCCCTGCTGTTCCGCTCGCATGGCGGCGCTTCTGTCAACAATCCTTACACCAACGATAAACCGGTGAACGAAAAGGAGAAGCTGCGCAGCGAGGAAAAGAACAGTATCGGTCAGGCGGCGGCCGCGCTCATTGCGCCCAACGATGCCATTATCATCGCGTCCGGCACATCTGTACTGGCGCTGGCTAAAAATATTCATCCCAAGGGGCATCTGACGGTGATTACCGGCGCGCTCAACGTGGCGCTGGAACTGATCCGCATCCCCGACGTGGAAGTAATACAACTCGGCGGTCAGCTCCGCACCAGCTCGTCGTCCGTCACCGGACCCTATGCGGAAAAAATACTGGAAGACTTCTCCTGCAGTAAATTATTCCTCGGCGTGGACGGCATCGACCTCGGGTTCGGACTCACTACTTCCAATATTATGGAAGCGCACCTGAACCAGAAAATGATTGCCACCGTACAGAAAATCATCGTGCTGGCAGACTCCACTAAATTTGGTAAAAGAGGCTTCGGACGCATCTGTGGCCTGGAAGACGTGGATGAAGTGAT